The following proteins come from a genomic window of Mycobacterium sp. DL:
- a CDS encoding transglutaminase family protein, translating to MKRDVGAELDVEITAPTTLEFQIAVAPQPGAEVTESLTFVLDGKEIPLADIREIAGDHGNRIHTFEAPVGNLKVSYSATVVGEADPAPLRDIDMSTYLRPSRYAEADKFYGFAATEFGEFADSATLLEKVSSWVGTRLSYVPGSSDPIDGAADTVLAGAGVCRDYAHLVVALLRAVNVPARLVAVYAPGCEPMDFHAVAEAFVEGQWRVVDATCLAPRQSMVRIATGRDAADTAFLDNHKGAITLNNMTVTATVDGDLPRDSLDQLVSIR from the coding sequence ATGAAGCGTGATGTCGGTGCAGAGTTGGACGTGGAGATCACCGCCCCGACCACCCTGGAATTCCAGATCGCGGTGGCCCCGCAACCGGGCGCCGAAGTCACCGAGTCGCTGACATTCGTGTTGGACGGCAAGGAGATTCCGCTGGCTGACATCCGGGAGATCGCGGGCGACCACGGCAACCGGATCCACACCTTCGAGGCCCCCGTCGGCAACCTGAAGGTGAGCTACTCGGCGACCGTCGTCGGTGAGGCCGACCCCGCTCCGCTGCGCGACATCGACATGTCGACTTACCTGCGGCCCAGTCGGTACGCCGAGGCCGACAAGTTCTACGGCTTCGCCGCCACAGAGTTCGGCGAGTTCGCCGACTCGGCCACGCTTCTGGAGAAGGTCTCGTCGTGGGTCGGCACCCGGCTCAGCTACGTGCCCGGTTCGAGCGACCCGATCGACGGTGCCGCCGACACGGTGCTGGCCGGCGCCGGCGTGTGCCGCGATTATGCGCACCTCGTCGTCGCACTGCTGCGCGCGGTGAACGTGCCCGCCCGGTTGGTGGCCGTCTACGCGCCGGGATGCGAGCCGATGGACTTCCACGCGGTGGCCGAGGCGTTCGTCGAGGGGCAGTGGCGGGTGGTCGACGCAACGTGTCTGGCGCCGCGGCAGTCGATGGTGCGCATCGCGACAGGTCGCGATGCGGCCGACACCGCGTTCCTGGACAACCACAAGGGCGCCATCACGCTGAACAACATGACCGTGACCGCGACGGTCGACGGTGACCTGCCGCGGGATTCGCTCGACCAGCTGGTGTCGATCCGGTAG
- a CDS encoding lipopolysaccharide assembly protein LapA domain-containing protein — MTSDPFATADPPPPPPPPPQRTPPPPESAVKFTKAAALWASLILGFLVLIILLIFIAQNTESAEFAFLGWHWSLPLGVAILFAAVAGGLLTVAVGAVRIHQLRRAAKKNLKAGL; from the coding sequence ATGACCAGCGATCCGTTCGCGACGGCTGACCCGCCGCCACCACCGCCACCGCCGCCGCAGCGGACCCCGCCGCCGCCCGAGTCGGCGGTCAAGTTCACCAAAGCCGCGGCCTTGTGGGCGTCACTCATCCTCGGTTTCCTGGTCCTGATCATCCTGCTGATCTTCATCGCCCAGAACACCGAGTCGGCGGAGTTCGCGTTCCTCGGCTGGCACTGGTCCCTGCCGCTCGGAGTCGCCATCCTGTTCGCGGCGGTGGCCGGCGGGCTGCTGACCGTGGCAGTCGGTGCGGTCCGCATCCACCAGTTGCGGCGTGCGGCCAAGAAGAACCTCAAGGCCGGGCTGTAG